One Ranitomeya variabilis isolate aRanVar5 chromosome 4, aRanVar5.hap1, whole genome shotgun sequence genomic window, gccagaagcgtcttacctgggccaaggagaaaaggaactggactgttgctcagtggtccaaggtgttgttttcagatgaaaggaatgtgacacttgtagcccatgtcctggatatgtctgtgtggtggctcttgtagcaatgactccagcagcagtccactccttgtgaatcacccccaaattttgaatggccttttcttaacaattcttttaaggctgcggttatcccggttgcttgtgcacctttttctgccacgctttttccttccactcaactttccattaatatacttggatacagcactctgtgaacatccagcttctttagcaatgaccttttgtagcttatcctccttgtggagtgtgtcaatgactgtcttttGTATATCTGTCAAGtccagcagtctttcccatgattgtggagcctactgaaacagactgagggACCTTTTTAAAACACTTAGGATGCCTTTGTAGTAGTTTTTTTGTCAATTAtcgtaatttattgagataatgacttttgggttttcattggctgtaagccataatcatcaacattaacagaaacaaacacttgaaatagatgactctgtaatgactctgtataatatgaatttcactttttgtattgaagaactgaaattaactttttgatgatattctaatttagtgagaagcacgtgtgtgtgtgtgtgtgtgtgtgtgtgtgtgtgtgtgtgtgtgtgtgtgtgtatatacactcaccggccactttattaggtacaccatgctagtaacgggttggacccccttttgccttcagaactgcctcaattcttcgtggcatagattcaacaaggtgctggaagcattttggtccatattgacatgatggcatcacacagttgccgcagatttgtcggctgcacatcccaaagatgctccatacaaggcaggatggatccatgctttcatgttgtttacgccaaattctgaccctaccatccgaatgtcgcagcagaaatcgagactcatcagaccaagcaacggttttccaatcttctactgtccaatttcgatgagcttgtacaaattgtagcctcagtttcctgttcttagctgaaaggagtggtacccggtgtggtcttctgctgctgtagcccatctgcctcaaagttcgacgcactgtgcgttcagagatgctcttaggcctaccttggttgtaacgggtggcgatttgagtcactgttgcctttctatcagctcgaaccagtctgcccattctcctctgacctctggcatcaacaaggcatttccgcccacagaactgccgctcactggattttttttctttttcggaccattctctgtaaaccctagagatggttgtgcgtgaaaatcccagtagatcagcagtttctgaaatactcagaccagcccttctggcaccaacaaccatgccacgttcaaaggcactcaaatcacctttcttccccatactgatgctcggtttgaactgcaggagattgtcttgaccatgtctacatgcctaaatgcactgagttgccgccatgtgattggctgattagaaattaagtgttaacaagaagttggacaggtgtacctaataaagtggccggtgagtgtatgtatatgtatgtatatatatatatatgtatatatatatatatatatatatatatatatatatatatatatatatatatatatatatatatatatatatatatataataatgtgtGCGTAATGAATCATATTGGGTCACCATAACTGTATTGACACACGGAATATAGTCACCAGGTCATTATTAAAAAGAAAAGATCCTTAGTTATAGCTGCAGGTCTTCTGATAATCTCTAACTGATTTTTAGGTATTCTTATAGGAAAATGTCAAGGACTAGACATGATTGATGCATGTAATGTCTTTTCCTCTACAAACGAGGGGCATGCAGTCTCATACTGATAATGTTTGGGCATATGGGAATCCCCACAAATCCCGTGTATATGAGATGTGAATGGTGTGGAGAACCCCTTCAATTCTATAAAAATGCTGGAACCTCTTACTTGATTTTCTGTattggatatatattttttttactttctaggaAAAGGATTTGAGGACCTGATGACGGTCAACTTGGCTCGTTATAAGCCGTCCGGAGAGTACGTTTGTATCAGAAGGATTAATATGGAGTCCTGCACAAATGACATGGTTGCTTTCCTGCAGGTAAGGTGAACACACATAGGTGCAAGTAACAGGCAGTGTCATGATGTCAGGTGACTCGCAGATGAAGAATTAGGCCACGCAATTGCAGAGAGCATTTCAGCAGATAAATATTGACCGAGTGTCATGTGTGAGTAGTCACAGGTGAGGGCGGGGTTGCATGTGACATAAGAACAATTTTAGGAATCGTGGAAAAAAAGGAATGGAGAACGTGAGGTCACATAGAGCAGTGATGTGAGCCTCAGCTTTATGATCGAATATCCTAAGCCTATAACCGAGGATCACCCGAAACGTTGTCATTCCATTTATCCTGTTTCTTCTTAGACTGAACTTCATGTATCCAAGCTGTTCAATCACCCCAACATCCTTCCGTACAGAGCCACGTTCATTGCTGATAATGAGCTGTGGGTAGTCACCCCATTTATGGCTTATGGTGAGTAGAATGGGGGGACACCTGGCTCATGAATAACAGGGCAATGCAAGAGGGTTGTCCACAGGGacatgtgccctatatgctctttgAGGGTACATTGCGCTCCCCTGACTACGCTTACTGTGGTTTTTCTTACAGGATCAGCCAAAGATCTGATCTGCACACACTTCACAGATGGCATGAGTGAGCTGGCCATCGCTTACATCCTGCTGGGAGTGCTGAAAGCCCTGGATTACATCCATCACATGGGATATGTGCACAGGTGATTCCATCCAACCTTCACTTATCGCTTCAGTTGCCCGTTCCTGTCTTCTAATGTTTTACATCTTCTCAAAAATGTAGATGGCTGCATCTACGTTTCCCGCAGAGATGGTCACCAAGCTTCACAAAAAACAAACTGCTTTAGTCATTCACTAATGAATCTTTCTACCAGTATTGCTACTTAACTACGCAGATCTGGTATTCAAGGAGCTTGAATGGTGACCATGTTGGTGCAGCTTTTTCAGATGTAAGTGTCGTAACTGCTTCTGGCTGCCCTGGACATGCTGGCTCTCCTGTGTCCGATCTCATGAGCAAGCCGTAATGGATCCTCCATGAGTGCAGTGGTTACCCAGTCTCCTCCAATTGATTGGAATGGGGTAAATTCTCATAACTTGGTGTTGATCCTCTTCCCCTTAGGAGCGTGAAGGCCAGTCACATCCTGATCTCGGTGGACGGTAAAGTTTATCTTTCTGGTCTGCGCAGCATTCTTAGTATGATAAACCATGGACAGCGTCTTAAAGTCGTCCATGACTTTCCCAAGCACAGCTCCAGGGTCCTCCCATGGCTTAGCCCAGAGGTCTTGCAGCAGGTAAGGTGACCTATTTCTCTGTTAGTTGTGCATTAATATTCCTGGATTTTTACAGTCCTTTTTCTTTTCCTTAGAACTTGCAGGGATATGATGCCAAGTCTGATATCTACAGTGTTGGGATCACAGCATGTGAATTGGCTAATGGTCACGTGCCATTCAAAGACATGCCAGCAACACAGGTAAGGTGTAGGGCTTAAGCCGCGTTTACTTTGTACTATGCGCAGTGGTAAAGGAGCATACTTGCTAGTCGGCGGTTGGTTAGTAGCCTGCTTACACAGGCTGACCCGGCATCAGGTACACTCTAAATGATCTGTAATGGATCGCTCAGTGAGTACAGGATGCTGTAGTTCTTGACAGTGCGAGTCCTATTTATAGAGGAAGATGTGCTGTTGAGAACGATGACCTATTGCGCATCTGAAATGATAATTTCACCCGACGAACAAGCGTTTTGATCATTCATCAGGTGATCGGCAGCCTATTTAGACTGCATGATCATTTTGAAACGAGGGTTCCTCAGAGTAGTTGTTCCCACTATTCATGCAGTGTAAATGGACCATTAGAGCTTGATGTGATTGCCTGGGATTGAGAGCCCTCTTTTAATGTTTCAGTAATCTCTCCTTCCACTTTTCTCCAGATGCTCTTGGAGAAATTGAATGGCACCGTACCCTGCCTGCTGGACACCGCTACAATCCCTGCCTCCGAACTCACCATGATGACCTCTCGCTCAGGAGCCGACTCTGGCATTGGCGAGGGGACCTCCTGTCGCCCTTCCAACGGGGAGCCGAGCATGCACCCATACAATCGCAGCTTCTCTCCTCATTTTCACAACTTGGTGGAGCTGTGTCTGCAGAGGAACCCTGAACTTAGGTGAGCAGGGTCAGCTGGAACAGATATAACTACATTTACATGCAGATAAGTCGTAGGGTGCACTAAGAATTAGATTCCATGTGTGACCCTAATGACAAAAGAAAAGGTAATAGTCTAACCTAGGGGAATTTTCAGCACGTTGTTATATACTGTAAAGCATGAGGAGCTTAGTAGATCAGCGTCTACTTCTCTGGgaaaataactttttatttttataaataaaacaaGTGTTATGGCTTTTAAatgataaataaaaaatgaaattgccaaaaattaaaaaatggctgCCTTATCAAAGGGTTACGCATGCATGCTACAGCTCCATTCAGACTCTTTGGGAGTGATGGAAACAGCTCACCTTTGAGAAGGGGTTTCCATTTCTAGCAATCAATGGGGTATTAGGACTCGTCCCCATCTAATGTTAATTACTTATCCAATGGATATATGTGGTTGTATTGCCTATTCATAATCCTTAATCACTTAGGACTCAAGAGTCCAGTGAGCTGATCTACTTGACTGAAAGCTCAGCATGCAGATTCTCACagggaaagctgtcagtcacttagTAGGACTGCGCACTGGACTTGTATGGCAAGGATTTAAAGGGCCAGCTATGATGTTGGATACAATTATAGGAAGATGGGGAACATTTTGGCTTCTTACTTGTGCTGTAATGAGCTTTACTTTCTCCATTGTAGGCCGAATGCTGGTACGCTGCTCAATCATTCCTTTTTCAAACAGGTAATCGTCTTGCTCTGCTTATTCCTTCATACAAGAGATGGTCTAAGGCAATATGATGTATGTAATATAACCTTTCCATTCTGTCTTAGATAAAGCGCAGAGTGTCAGAAGCCCTCCCTGAGCTGCTCCGTCCTGTGTCGCCCATTACCAACTTTGAAGGAGCCAGGAATTCGGGAACCCAGGGCGTAACGGAATTTGTGTCTGATCTGGAGCATTTGGATATGGACGATTGGGACTTTTAAAGCAAAAAAAGAGGGACTGGGTAGGAAAAGGGGAGGACACAGATCCTGTTAATGTTTACAAAGCATGGGCCCCATTGGGGGGGTCTCACTTATTGTAGGTGCATGAGGAAACCTACCACCAAAAAGAAAGTGTAGATGCTGACACGGGTGTTAGCGACATTCTCCTCTCACtttgtgcgtttttttgtatgGACGCCCGCACACCATCATGGAGCTCTGTCCCATCAATGCTTAGTAACCTGGTCAGCACTGTATGGATCTAACACATCACTGTTCATTTACCTGTCAGGGTCCAGACATTCTTTTCTAGAACCGCCATTATGGACATTATGGGCTCAGGTGTCACCTGCTAGTAAATCCGCCAGAAAGGCGTTCTCCTTGCTGGTAAGCTCTTGTAATGTCTGTCTCCACAATTTTCTTGTGATATATAACCATTTAGTCTTACTATAGCACTTCAAAtaaggggcagtgataccagtgtGGTTTTTAAGGTGATATGCATGTGATTTTTAATAAACTTTTATAGCTCACCCAgaaattattagtagattgaaatgACTGATATCAAGTCTCTACCTTACCTTGGAGATTGTGGAATGGCACCCGGGAAGATTAATGCTGTGCAGCCTCTGGGATAAGAGGCGTTATAGTGGATTAGCATCTGCTGCCGTGGTGccttgctccgcacagccactggagTCCAGATCTCGGAGATGTAGTATTGCCAGGGAAACTTGCTGGCGTTGGTGTATTAGGGAATATGCCTAATTATTACTACTGTTGCCCAAATGTGGAATTGTAGATGGTGCCCCACCAGGCACTGTCAGCAGATCAGTAGTGTTTGCAGCTCATTTATTGGAAAACTCTTCTTATTCATTTGTATAAGAATTCCATCTGAGTTTTTTTGAGCATTTCTTCCCTTAAAGTAaacctgtcagcagcattgtgctcagtaacctacagtgtcaggttggcgcagttatactgattaaaatgatacctagggtggtgaaatccgtcttgtggttgttgtttaacatGCTACTGTGCAAGTGCCATTACCAGagccattttgctggagaaaagaaaatttggctccatcaaaaAAAAAGCCAGCGGCTACTGTGCAGGCACTGTTGCCATTTTCAAGGAAGATAATTTTCTTTTCTACCCCACAATAGTATAGGCATAAAGTAGATGGGcatgtatcatgctacagcgcagccaCCTGCCGCCGGTGCAATTTTGATGAAGTTACTTTTTTTTCCCTAACAGCAcaatataatattcagtatgtaaaatacggGGCTGataactgagggatcagtgacctgtcataagctcaTATAAATGCAAATGtaaacagagcaccacataaagacccctccCAAATACTGATTAAACAACATCCACAAGTCGGATTTCATCAATCAAGCTATCATTTTATtccgtataacggcgccgacctgacactgtctgtaggttactgtgcacaatccttctgACAAGTTCCCTATAACTCCTTtatgccattagacgtactattccgtccatgtggggtgggccctacttcccatggatggaatagtacgtcatagtacaccgatcgccgccgggtgtcagctgattattacagctgacatccaatACTTAAactcccggaacactgcgatcaaacatgatcgcagcgttccggcggcatagggaagcatcgcgcagggagggggctccctgcgtgcttccgagACCCTCggggcaacgcgatgtgattgcgttgctccgagagtctcctacctcctcctcccccctgcaggccctggatccaaaatggctgctgggctccttccgggtcctgcagggaggtggctttcagcaagcctcctgcagtgcctgtcagtgcacttgcaaagtgtcagatcagcgatctgacactatactgtgatgtccccccccccccaccggggCAATGTTacaaggtaaaaaaataaatatatttacatgtgtaaaaaaataattcctaaataatgaaaaaaaaaaaaaaaaggttccaataaatacatttctttatcaa contains:
- the STRADA gene encoding STE20-related kinase adapter protein alpha isoform X2 — translated: MGVYTPDNNCYDLLTVIGKGFEDLMTVNLARYKPSGEYVCIRRINMESCTNDMVAFLQTELHVSKLFNHPNILPYRATFIADNELWVVTPFMAYGSAKDLICTHFTDGMSELAIAYILLGVLKALDYIHHMGYVHRSVKASHILISVDGKVYLSGLRSILSMINHGQRLKVVHDFPKHSSRVLPWLSPEVLQQNLQGYDAKSDIYSVGITACELANGHVPFKDMPATQMLLEKLNGTVPCLLDTATIPASELTMMTSRSGADSGIGEGTSCRPSNGEPSMHPYNRSFSPHFHNLVELCLQRNPELRPNAGTLLNHSFFKQIKRRVSEALPELLRPVSPITNFEGARNSGTQGVTEFVSDLEHLDMDDWDF
- the STRADA gene encoding STE20-related kinase adapter protein alpha isoform X1; translation: MSFLRWVSDKILVDGLRELEFFGDSHLGDSRRKTDEAASAESIASCRGPDTMGVYTPDNNCYDLLTVIGKGFEDLMTVNLARYKPSGEYVCIRRINMESCTNDMVAFLQTELHVSKLFNHPNILPYRATFIADNELWVVTPFMAYGSAKDLICTHFTDGMSELAIAYILLGVLKALDYIHHMGYVHRSVKASHILISVDGKVYLSGLRSILSMINHGQRLKVVHDFPKHSSRVLPWLSPEVLQQNLQGYDAKSDIYSVGITACELANGHVPFKDMPATQMLLEKLNGTVPCLLDTATIPASELTMMTSRSGADSGIGEGTSCRPSNGEPSMHPYNRSFSPHFHNLVELCLQRNPELRPNAGTLLNHSFFKQIKRRVSEALPELLRPVSPITNFEGARNSGTQGVTEFVSDLEHLDMDDWDF